The following proteins come from a genomic window of Diorhabda carinulata isolate Delta chromosome X, icDioCari1.1, whole genome shotgun sequence:
- the LOC130901788 gene encoding BET1 homolog, translated as MRRAHAGNYYEPLPQNSNEIEDENDRVTSELQEKIGVLKSLSIDIGNEVKYQDKLLRDIDDDMDRTGGFLGTTMSKVLKLSKGSHNYYILYLFVFSIIVFFILYLVLKFR; from the coding sequence ATGAGACGCGCCCATGCTGGTAATTATTATGAACCTTTAccacaaaattcaaatgaaatcgAAGACGAAAATGATCGAGTTACGAGtgaattacaagaaaaaataggTGTGTTAAAATCGCTGTCTATAGATATTGGAAATGAAGTTAAATACCAAGATAAACTACTTAGGGATATTGACGATGATATGGACAGAACTGGTGGATTCTTAGGAACGACGATGtccaaagttttaaaattatcaaaaggtTCTCATAACTATTATATACtgtatttatttgtattctCTATCATAgtgttttttatattgtacctCGTGTTAAAATTTAGGTAg
- the LOC130901787 gene encoding uncharacterized protein LOC130901787: MGKSSFTGGVKPMSITGRFTNERERLIGMTDAERAFRRQWLKDQILAPSEPRVVPEIYTATHNPIRRFYRWPLDQLGKALAPVLGEQRAGRIRYFTGKILLGLAGVYALTYYVKYNTNDWTRKNGMRILKSSVAVHEGDPGYPRVSDRTKPSDYGDRGFNNVKLNL; the protein is encoded by the exons ATGGGGAAATCCTCTTTTACGGGGGGTGTTAAACCCATGTCCATAACAGGGCGATTTACTAATGAAAGAGAACGTTTAATTGGAATGACAGATGCTGAACGAGCCTTTCGTAGACAATGGTTAAAAGATCAAATATTAGCTCCTTCGGAGCCAAGAGTTGTTCCTGAAATATATACGGCTACTCATAACCCAATCAGAAGATTTTATAGATGGCCTTTAGATCAATTAG GTAAAGCATTAGCACCTGTTCTCGGCGAACAACGTGCAGGGAGAATTAGATACTTCACTGGCAAGATTTTATTGGGATTAGCAGGTGTTTATGCTTTGACTTACTATgtaaaatacaatacaaatgaTTGGACTCGTAAAAATGGTATGAGAATTTTAAAGTCTAGTGTAGCTGTCCATGAAGGAGATCCTGGTTATCCTCGTGTATCTGATAGAACCAAACCGTCTGATTATGGTGATAGAGGGTTCAATAATGTTAAATTAAACTTATaa
- the LOC130900981 gene encoding 60S ribosomal protein L27 encodes MGKIMKSGKVVLVLGGRYAGRKAVIIKTYDDGTSDKQYGHALVAGIDRYPRKIHKRMGKGKMHKRSKIKPFIKVLNYNHLMPTRYSVDLASDLKVGPKDLKDPMKRKKVRFQTRVKFEERYKQGKNKWFFQKLRF; translated from the exons ATgggtaaaataatgaaatctggTAAAGTCGTATTGGTCCTTGGAGGCCGATACGCAGGCAGAAAAGCcgtaattataaaaacatatgaCGATGGTACTTCTGATAAACAGTATGGACATGCTCTAGTTGCAGGTATTGATAGATACCCAAGAAAAATTCACAAACGTATGGGCAAAGGTAAAATGCACAAGAGGTCCAAAATCAAGCCCTTTATCAAG GTTTTGAATTACAATCACCTTATGCCTACAAGGTACTCAGTAGATTTGGCATCAGATTTAAAAGTAGGACCTAAGGACCTCAAAGATCCCATGAAGAGAAAGAAAGTTAGATTCCAAACCCGTGTAAAATTTGAAGAAAGGTACAAGCAAGGAAAGAACAAATGGTTCTTCCAAAAATTGAGGTTCTAG